Sequence from the Bacteroidia bacterium genome:
AACTCCATGAACTCGCAATCCTGGTGGGCAGCACAGCGACTTTACCTCGACCGCGCCATTAACCATATTCAAACCAACAATGCACCTCCGGTATTCAGCAGCTGTCCGAACCAGGACATAAAAAATGAACAGGATCTGTTTCTTGGAACGGATACCATCTTCCTGATGACCTATTACCGCTTTCTCCAAAATAACGATGTGGTGAATATCACCATCACGCAACCCAATAATGCCGTATGGTCGAGTTGGCCGTGGACCAATACCTGGGGTAATTTCAACGCAGCTTATGTATACTGGTGGATGATTGCAGGAAGCAATGCCATGACCGGTCAATGGAAGTTTGAAGCCACATACAACAATATTACTTACACAGATTATTTCTGGATAGGACTCACCGGTATGCAGTCTGCACAGGAATTAAACACCAATCAACCCATAGAACTCTTCTCTCCCGAGGGAAAACTCCTGCGCCGGACTACTGTTTTACAACTTGATCCGGAAGAAATTCTGCGAGATCTTGCTCCGGGAATGTACATCTGGAGGAGTGCCGATGGCAGGACGGGTAAGCTAATGAAAATCAAGTAGCTGCCTATTTGCAATTCCGTATTGAACTTAGTAGCTTTGTTTCATGCAAGGACCCTGCTTTTCCCGTACATGGGAGTTGACGAACTACAAGCGTATCACCAGGCGCAATCCGGAATGATTCTGTTCTCATCCGCCCATTCCGTTCTTTACAGCCGCCTCATCTATCAATATTTTTTTCTATTCTTTTTGACCTATGCCTATCTATCATAAATCCGGCAGAATCCCGCATAAACGACACGTGGTATTCCAGTCGCCCGGAAAGAAACACTATTACGAGCAGTTGTTCGGAACAGAAGGATTTTCAGGAATGTCTTCCCTGCTCTATCATGTGCACCGGCCTACGCAGATCAAGGAGATTTTGAAGTCTTATTCCGTGGAACCAAAGATTGCCGTTGGTAAAAATATCCGCCCAATGCTTCTGGAAGGTTTCAGCGTTAAGCCAAAAGAAGATTTTCTGGAAAGCCGTGTTCCGTTGCTCGTAAATAACGATGTATATCTCGGATTGGCAGCACCTACGAAAAGTTTGAAAGGCTATTTCTACAAAAATGCAGATGCAGATGAACTGCTTTTCATTCACAGAGGTTCCGGAACATTGCGTACCATGATGGGGAATATTGATTTTAAATACGGCGACTACCTGATCATTCCTCGCGGGATGATCTATCAGATCGAATTTGACGGAAAAGACAACCGTTTACTGTATCTCGAATCTTTTTCACCTATTTATACCCCTAAGAGATACCGGAATCACTTCGGACAATTGCTGGAACATTCCCCTTTCTGTGAACGCGATTTCAAACTTCCCAAAAAACTGGAGACTCATGATAAGAAAGGGAACTTTCTTATAAAGATCCGAAAGGAAGGCATGATCCATGAAGTGGTGTATGCCACACATCCTTTTGATGTTGTTGGATGGGACGGATACAATTTTCCATATGGATTCTCCATCCATGATTTTGAACCAATAACCGGAAGAGTACACCAACCTCCTCCTGTACATCAGAATTTTGAAACAGATACTTATGTTATTTGTTCCTTTTGTCCGAGATTGTATGATTACCACCCAAAAGCTATTCCGGCACCTTACAATCACAGCAACATTGACTCGGACGAGGTGCTGTATTATATTGACGGGGATTTCATGAGCCGGAATAATATCAAGCAGGGTCATATTACATTGCATCCAAAAGGAATTCCTCATGGTCCTGCCCCCGGGGCGATGGAACGATCCATCGGTCAAAAAGAAACTCAGGAATTGGCGGTGATGGTTGACACGTTCAAACCTCTCAAAGTCACGGAAGCAGCCATGAAAATTGACGATGGGAAATATTATAAAAGCTGGACGGAATAAGTAAATGGGTAAATGGCAAGTAAACTAAAACGGGAAAATTAAGAATATGTCAAAGCAGGTTAAAAATGTAGAATACGGACTGGAGAAGATCTTTGAGGGAGCTCAGGATTTTTTGCCTTTACTGGGTACAGATCATGTGGAGTTTTATGTGGGAAATGCAAAGCAGACCTCTCACTATTACAAAACTGCATTCGGTTTTCAATCTCTGGCGTATGCAGGCCTGGAGACCGGAGTACGAGACAAAGCTTCTTATGTACTGAAACAAGATAAGATCCGGCTGGTGCTAACCACTCCCCTCAACAGTGCTTCTCCGATCAATGACCATCTGCGAAAACACGGCGACGGGGTAAAAGTGATTGCCCTTTGGGTAGAAGACGCTACAGCAGCTTTTGAAGAAACAACCAAACGTGGAGCAAAACCGTTCATGAAACCTACGCTGGAAAAAGATGAACATGGTGAAGTTGTTCGCAGCGGAATCCATACTTATGGAGAGACGGTTCACATTTTTGTTGAACGGAAAAATTACAAAGGCCCCTTTTTACCGGGGTATCAGGAATGGAAGTCTGACTACAACCCTTCGTCTGTTGGATTAAAATTTATTGATCATATGGTGGGAAACGTAGGCTGGGGAGAAATGAACACCTGGGTGAAATGGTATGAGGATGTCATGGGCTTTGTGAACTTTCTATCGTTCGACGACAAGACCATTCACACCGAATATTCTGCTCTGATGTCAAAGGTGATGTCTAATGGGAATGGCCGGATAAAATTTCCGATCAATGAGCCGGCAAAGGGAAAGAAAAAATCTCAGATTGAAGAGTATATCGACTTTTACGAAGGTCCCGGAGCGCAGCATATTGCTGTGGCCACGGATAATATCATTGATACCGTTTCCCAATTACGTGCACGTGGTGTAGAATTTTTGTCAACCCCTCCCCCCGCCTATTATGAAGAAATTCCGAAACGACTTGGGAAGCACATGGAGATGATGAAAGAAGACATCAAGGTGCTCGCCAGTTTGGGAATTTTAGTGGATGCGGATGAAGAAGGTTATTTATTACAGATCTTCACTAAGCCGGTTGAGGACAGGCCCACCCTATTCTATGAGATCATTCAGCGCATGGGCGCACGCGGTTTCGGTGCAGGGAATTTCAAGGCCCTCTTTGAGTCCATTGAGCGGGAGCAAATGAAACGGGGAACATTGTAACTTTACCGGCATGTCGCGACGATCGGTTTTCCTTCTCACCTGCGTACTGGGGCTTCTGACTGCCTGCGGACCAACCAGTTCTGATGCTGCGAAATACAACGACCAGCTGATAGAAGAACAGAATAAAGTAGCGAACAAAGGTGAAGCCTTTTTTACCGCACTGGACGGGGGCGTGGAAGACATGGAAAAAGCTTACGGCGAATTCCGGGAGCAGGTGGCCTCCAGCCTCAGCGCCACAAAGGAGATCAAACCTTTTCCTGAAGACAAAACGTTTCTTCCTGCCTGCGTGCGTGCGCTTGAACTTCAGCATTCTTTATGCGAAAATGAGTATAAAACCATTGTTGCCCTGCTTTCCAAACCGGACGACCAGATATCAGAGGAAGATACGGACGAATACGGGAAACTGATCGCAGACATTGACCTGCGTCAGAAAAAAGCGATGAATGATCTGGATAATGCCCAACGCGACTTTGCCGCGAAATGGAATTTCATAATTGATCCGACCAAGACCTTCTCCGAATGAAGTATTTCCTTCCCGTGCTGCTGTTCTTCGCAGCCTGTTCCGGTGAACCGGAATGGAAGGAAGTCACGGTGAATTCCCGCGTACAATTCGCTTTGCCGGAGGGCCTCATGCTGAGCGCCGACCCGAATCCACACGCGCTGGCTCATTATGAGGATACCATGAAAAGCATATTCCTTCTGATAATTCCTGAATCAAAGGATACAATGAAGGCATATGAATTGGATCATAACCTGAGTACCTATTTCGACGAGGTATGCCGGGACATATCTTCCCGGTTGAGCGGTCCTTCTATTCATGGAATGCACGCGGAAAAAATCGGCAACCAGGATGCCTATATGGCCATTATCAGCGGTACCTCGGGAACAAAAAAAGTACACTACGTTCTGGCGGGTATTGAAAGCCCGCGGATGTTCTACCAGCTGATCACCGCTTATCCTGCGGAAGACTCGGTAAAACTCGGTCCGCAAATGGAAAAGATTCTTCGCTCGTTCAGGGAATTATGAAGTCGTGCGTTAGGAGATAATAGGGTAAATTAGGGCAGTGAAGATCGGACTGTATTTCGGCACATTTAACCCCATTCACATTGGCCACATGGCCATTGCCGGTTACATGTTAAGTTTCGGTGGGCTCGACAAAGTCTGGTTCATCGTAACCCCCCGGAATCCTCTTAAGAAAAAAGACTCGCTTTTGCCGGAGGTGCAGCGGTTGCGGATGGTGCGGGAGGCGATTGGTGACGATACCCGTTTTAAAGCATCAGATGTAGAGTTCAAGCTGTCGCAGCCCAATTACACCATCCATACATTGACCTACCTGCAGGAACAGTTTCCGAAAGAAGAATTTCTACTGATTCTGGGCAGCGATAACCTGGAAGGTTTCCTGAAGTGGAAAAATGCCGGCCGGATTCTGGAAAAGCACCAATTACTGGTCTATCCGAGGCCCGGGCACGAGGGCGGAGCGCTGAAGGATCATCCCCGGGTAAAATTGCTCCCCGCCCCCCTGATGGATATCTCCAGTACTTTTATCCGGGGTGCCATTGCCGCAGGGAAAGATGTGAAGCACTTTCTTCCGGAAGCTGTGTGGAAATACATCGGCGAAATGGGATTTTTCAGGCCGTAACCATACGGATCATGCTTTCGAAAAGAAAGCGACCATCCGTGTTGCCCAGGTTCGGATCTGAGGCACGCTCCGGGTGAGGCATCATTCCGAATACATTCTTCCCCTCATTGCAGACACCGGCAATATTTTCCAGTGATCCGTTGGGATTGGATTCCGGAGTAACATTACCGCTCTCATCGCAGTACCGGAAAAGGATCTGCCCGTTCTCATTCATCTTTTTAAGTGAAGCCGCATCGTTGAAATAATTTCCTTCTCCGTGGGCGACCGGAATTTTCAGCGCCTTGTCGCGCGGAACGGCAGAGGTAATCAGCGAATCATGGTTTTGGGCTTTGATGAAAACATTTCTGCAGGTAAATTTTCTCTCTGTGTTATGGAGTAGAGCGCCGGGTACCAGGCCTGCTTCACAAAGGATCTGGAATCCGTTACACACCCCGAGGACCGGTCCGCCTTTTCCCGCAAATTCCATCACTTCGTGCATAACGGGAGAAAAACGTGCGATCGCCCCGGAACGCAGGTAATCACCGTAGGAAAACCCGCCGGGCAGTACGATAAAATCACACTGCTTCAGAGAGTGTTCCTTGTGCCAAAGCTCCTTTACCTCCTGTCCCATGATATCCCGGAGAACATATATCATATCCTGATCACAATTGGATCCCGGAAAAATAACAACACCGAATTTCATATTTCTGCTTTGATTTTCAGTGTTAAAGTTAATAATTATCAGCGCCTTCAGTGGCTGAAAATATGAACCGCATGATGTACTATGGAACAGGCAGATAGCAGATAAAAAAGAAAGTTTGACCAGCCTGCACTTTTGGTTGCCAGCAGATAATTGGAAAGAAAAACCGCGCCAGACACCGCAACAAACGAAAAAGCCGATGCATTCCAGACCGGACTAAACAGCACACTTGCCAGTCCGAATAGGCCGGACCATATCAGGAGATTCAGATTTTTCCTTGCACGCAGTATCGAATAGGTGACTCCACCGTAAAGCCGGCTGAGAGAAAGCAGAATGACCACTGCCAGTGTTCCCAGCGTAAAATATTCCGTGTTTCCGAAGGTAAGGTTGCCGGGAAATTTCATCCAGTGCGGAATATATATGTCCGGTTGCAGCAAATCCGAACGATCAAAAAGGTAGAAAACAGAAAGAACCAGGACAAAAGATAATAAGAAGCCAATCAGGCCGGTTACCCACTCCCGCCATACAAAGGGCCGGATAAGAATGAGAGCGATCCAAACCACAGGCATAAATACAAAGGAAGGAATGTAAATGAGCGTGGCCAGTCCGAGAATGAATCCGATGTCGAAATAATCGCTGATTGCCGTCTCTTTACGATAGGAGCTGATCAGCTTTTGAAGAATCACCAGCACCAACACGCATGAAAGCATCAAG
This genomic interval carries:
- a CDS encoding homogentisate 1,2-dioxygenase — protein: MPIYHKSGRIPHKRHVVFQSPGKKHYYEQLFGTEGFSGMSSLLYHVHRPTQIKEILKSYSVEPKIAVGKNIRPMLLEGFSVKPKEDFLESRVPLLVNNDVYLGLAAPTKSLKGYFYKNADADELLFIHRGSGTLRTMMGNIDFKYGDYLIIPRGMIYQIEFDGKDNRLLYLESFSPIYTPKRYRNHFGQLLEHSPFCERDFKLPKKLETHDKKGNFLIKIRKEGMIHEVVYATHPFDVVGWDGYNFPYGFSIHDFEPITGRVHQPPPVHQNFETDTYVICSFCPRLYDYHPKAIPAPYNHSNIDSDEVLYYIDGDFMSRNNIKQGHITLHPKGIPHGPAPGAMERSIGQKETQELAVMVDTFKPLKVTEAAMKIDDGKYYKSWTE
- the hppD gene encoding 4-hydroxyphenylpyruvate dioxygenase, which produces MSKQVKNVEYGLEKIFEGAQDFLPLLGTDHVEFYVGNAKQTSHYYKTAFGFQSLAYAGLETGVRDKASYVLKQDKIRLVLTTPLNSASPINDHLRKHGDGVKVIALWVEDATAAFEETTKRGAKPFMKPTLEKDEHGEVVRSGIHTYGETVHIFVERKNYKGPFLPGYQEWKSDYNPSSVGLKFIDHMVGNVGWGEMNTWVKWYEDVMGFVNFLSFDDKTIHTEYSALMSKVMSNGNGRIKFPINEPAKGKKKSQIEEYIDFYEGPGAQHIAVATDNIIDTVSQLRARGVEFLSTPPPAYYEEIPKRLGKHMEMMKEDIKVLASLGILVDADEEGYLLQIFTKPVEDRPTLFYEIIQRMGARGFGAGNFKALFESIEREQMKRGTL
- a CDS encoding nicotinate-nucleotide adenylyltransferase, whose translation is MKIGLYFGTFNPIHIGHMAIAGYMLSFGGLDKVWFIVTPRNPLKKKDSLLPEVQRLRMVREAIGDDTRFKASDVEFKLSQPNYTIHTLTYLQEQFPKEEFLLILGSDNLEGFLKWKNAGRILEKHQLLVYPRPGHEGGALKDHPRVKLLPAPLMDISSTFIRGAIAAGKDVKHFLPEAVWKYIGEMGFFRP
- the purQ gene encoding phosphoribosylformylglycinamidine synthase subunit PurQ → MKFGVVIFPGSNCDQDMIYVLRDIMGQEVKELWHKEHSLKQCDFIVLPGGFSYGDYLRSGAIARFSPVMHEVMEFAGKGGPVLGVCNGFQILCEAGLVPGALLHNTERKFTCRNVFIKAQNHDSLITSAVPRDKALKIPVAHGEGNYFNDAASLKKMNENGQILFRYCDESGNVTPESNPNGSLENIAGVCNEGKNVFGMMPHPERASDPNLGNTDGRFLFESMIRMVTA